Proteins from a single region of Haloterrigena alkaliphila:
- a CDS encoding aspartate kinase has product MRVVAKFGGTSLGSGDRINRAADSIAAAVEDGHEIAIVASAMGSTTDDLLDEITFETDEADRAQIVSMGERTSVRMLKAALSARDIDATFLEPGGDDWPIVTDEYGEVNVEETRERALEVAAELEDTVPVITGFLAEGPDGSITTLGRGGSDTTAVMMGKYMDADEVVIVTDVEGVMTGDPHVVEGARNVGEISVDELRNLSFRGAEVVAPSALSYKDGKLDVRVVHYQHGDLLSGGTSIEGEFKNLVDLRERPLACLTVAGRAIRNQPGIFNHLSEALAESDVNIDAVASGMDTVTFYIDEEEAERAENILHREVIARDELSSVTVDSPVAVVRVTGGELPNQPGIISEIVNPLSEARIHLNDIITSATSVALFVDWDDREKTLELTQDLF; this is encoded by the coding sequence ATGCGCGTAGTCGCCAAGTTCGGCGGGACGAGCCTCGGCAGCGGGGATCGAATCAACCGCGCGGCGGACTCGATCGCCGCCGCCGTCGAGGACGGCCACGAGATCGCGATCGTCGCCAGCGCCATGGGGTCGACCACCGACGACCTGCTCGACGAGATCACCTTCGAGACCGACGAGGCCGACCGCGCCCAGATCGTCAGCATGGGCGAGCGGACCTCCGTTCGGATGCTCAAGGCCGCGCTATCGGCGCGGGACATCGACGCGACCTTCCTCGAACCGGGCGGCGACGACTGGCCGATCGTCACCGACGAGTACGGCGAGGTCAACGTCGAGGAGACCCGCGAGCGCGCCCTCGAGGTCGCCGCCGAACTCGAGGACACGGTACCGGTGATTACGGGCTTCCTCGCCGAGGGCCCCGACGGCTCGATCACGACGCTGGGACGGGGTGGCAGCGACACCACGGCGGTCATGATGGGCAAGTACATGGACGCCGACGAGGTCGTCATCGTCACCGACGTCGAGGGCGTCATGACCGGCGACCCCCACGTCGTCGAGGGCGCCCGGAACGTCGGCGAAATTTCGGTCGACGAACTCCGCAACCTCTCGTTCCGCGGCGCCGAGGTCGTCGCCCCCTCCGCGCTCTCCTACAAGGACGGCAAACTCGACGTTCGGGTCGTCCACTACCAGCACGGCGACCTGCTCTCCGGCGGGACGAGCATCGAGGGCGAGTTCAAGAACCTCGTCGACCTGCGCGAGCGACCGCTGGCCTGCCTCACGGTCGCAGGGCGTGCGATCCGCAATCAGCCCGGCATCTTCAACCACCTCTCCGAAGCGCTCGCCGAGAGCGACGTCAACATCGACGCCGTCGCCAGCGGGATGGACACGGTCACCTTCTACATCGACGAGGAGGAGGCCGAGCGCGCCGAGAACATCCTCCATCGCGAGGTCATCGCCCGCGACGAACTCTCTTCCGTCACCGTCGACTCGCCGGTGGCGGTCGTCCGCGTCACCGGCGGCGAACTCCCCAATCAGCCGGGGATCATCAGCGAGATCGTCAACCCCCTCTCCGAGGCCCGGATCCACCTCAACGACATCATCACCAGCGCGACGAGCGTGGCCCTGTTCGTCGACTGGGACGACCGCGAGAAGACCCTCGAGCTGACCCAGGACCTCTTCTAG
- a CDS encoding acyl-CoA dehydrogenase family protein, with protein sequence MNFEDTQERKLIRQTATEIAERYGPEHWREKEEAGEFSSEFWDELGEAGFHGLLVPEAYDGADMGMEEMGLAMETLCAEGCGMAGTWYLVLTAGMAAVGIREYGTDEQKERYLPDIATGERNFSIGITEPEAGTNTLNVATRAEQDGDEYVLNGKKAWITFADRADNMILVTRTTPRSEVERGTDGISLFVVDMDDPNIDVSPIPKHAMNYSNSCEVFLEDVRVPAANLLGDEDDGWWVLVDMLNPERIGFSAAATGIGKLAADAAIEYANDREIFGAPIGTHQAVSFPITEAYARMETAALMREKAAWLYDQGEDCGYETNVAKATAVEAGIDAVRHAMQAFGGWGYATEYDVERWWREINLTRLAPVTQQMAYNHIGRQLGFPKSY encoded by the coding sequence ATGAACTTCGAAGACACGCAGGAACGGAAGCTAATTCGACAGACGGCGACCGAAATCGCCGAGCGGTACGGACCCGAGCACTGGCGCGAAAAGGAGGAGGCCGGCGAGTTCTCGAGCGAGTTCTGGGACGAACTCGGCGAGGCGGGCTTTCACGGTCTGCTGGTCCCCGAGGCGTACGACGGCGCCGACATGGGGATGGAGGAGATGGGGCTGGCGATGGAGACCCTCTGCGCCGAGGGCTGCGGGATGGCCGGCACGTGGTACCTCGTGCTGACGGCCGGGATGGCCGCGGTCGGCATCCGCGAGTACGGCACCGACGAACAGAAGGAGCGGTATCTGCCCGACATCGCCACCGGCGAGCGCAACTTTTCGATCGGTATCACGGAGCCGGAAGCGGGGACGAACACGCTGAACGTGGCGACTCGAGCGGAGCAGGACGGTGACGAGTACGTCCTCAACGGCAAGAAGGCGTGGATCACCTTCGCGGATCGGGCCGACAACATGATTCTCGTGACGCGGACGACCCCGCGTTCCGAGGTCGAGCGCGGTACCGACGGCATCAGCCTCTTCGTCGTCGACATGGACGACCCGAACATCGACGTCTCGCCGATTCCGAAGCACGCGATGAACTACTCGAACTCCTGCGAGGTCTTCCTCGAGGACGTTCGCGTTCCCGCGGCGAACCTGCTTGGCGACGAGGACGACGGCTGGTGGGTGCTCGTGGACATGCTCAACCCCGAGCGGATCGGGTTCTCGGCGGCCGCGACCGGGATCGGCAAACTCGCGGCCGACGCCGCGATCGAGTACGCGAACGACCGCGAGATCTTCGGCGCGCCGATCGGGACCCATCAGGCCGTCTCCTTCCCCATCACCGAAGCCTACGCGAGGATGGAGACCGCCGCGCTGATGCGCGAGAAGGCCGCGTGGCTCTACGACCAAGGCGAGGACTGTGGCTACGAGACCAACGTGGCGAAGGCGACGGCCGTCGAGGCCGGCATCGACGCGGTGAGACACGCGATGCAGGCCTTCGGCGGCTGGGGGTACGCCACGGAGTACGACGTCGAACGCTGGTGGCGCGAGATCAACCTCACGCGACTCGCCCCGGTCACCCAGCAGATGGCCTACAACCACATCGGCCGACAGCTCGGCTTCCCGAAATCGTACTGA
- a CDS encoding sugar ABC transporter substrate-binding protein, which yields MSTDSTPTEVFEDVDPDPDAVLAEFDVESPEDVADAGGAHDPIPDGHVDADDTTAAELFADLAAQARETQELEEQESDESAIDAVDDSFDDESPPVFEEFEAAFVGEPAVTGREDDELVESTAAELNAVAERVFTSDGTATDDEAGEASHADEADETVDGDEVDAGTTTDGLTLVGPDPTPTRVDNDAFSRADADGD from the coding sequence ATGAGCACAGATTCGACCCCGACCGAAGTGTTCGAGGACGTCGACCCCGATCCCGACGCGGTCCTCGCCGAGTTCGACGTGGAATCGCCCGAGGACGTCGCCGACGCCGGCGGCGCCCACGACCCGATCCCCGACGGTCACGTTGACGCCGACGACACGACGGCGGCGGAACTGTTCGCGGATCTCGCGGCGCAGGCCCGCGAGACGCAGGAACTCGAGGAACAGGAATCCGACGAGAGCGCCATCGATGCGGTCGACGATTCGTTCGACGACGAGTCCCCGCCGGTTTTCGAGGAGTTCGAGGCGGCGTTCGTCGGCGAGCCCGCGGTCACGGGCCGCGAGGACGACGAGCTCGTCGAGTCGACGGCCGCCGAACTGAACGCCGTCGCCGAGCGGGTGTTCACCTCCGACGGGACGGCCACCGACGACGAGGCTGGCGAGGCGAGCCATGCGGACGAAGCCGACGAGACAGTCGATGGGGACGAGGTCGACGCCGGAACGACCACGGACGGGCTGACGCTCGTGGGACCCGACCCGACGCCGACGCGGGTCGACAACGACGCGTTCAGTCGCGCCGACGCGGACGGCGACTGA
- a CDS encoding tryptophanase — protein sequence MVAYKSKVVERIELPSRDRRERALAEAGYNVFDLAAEDVFVDLLTDSGTGAMSDAQWAAVMRGDESYAGSRSFAELESAVRDVMGFERVVPTHQGRGAENVLYGALLEAGDVAINNTHFDTTRAHVANQGAEPVDCPAEGAHDRQSDEPFKGNLSLERARSVVDDVGAERVPLVISTITNNSTAGQPVSVENTRRVREFADEIDARFVIDACRFAENAGFVRRREDEFAEAEIAEIAREQLSYADAIVMSGKKDGLANAGGFVATDDEGLFERCKQRAILFEGFPTYGGMSGRDVAAMAVGLREAVEEAYVTDRLDSVGAFAGLLEDAGVPIYTPPGGHAVYLDAGAALPHLSDDEFPGQALVCELYREGGVRGVELGSFAFPDTDRPELVRLAVPRRTYHAEHFEHVAETAASVLENRAAIDGLEIVSEPETPELRHFTADLEPVSP from the coding sequence ATGGTCGCCTACAAGTCGAAGGTCGTCGAGCGGATCGAGTTACCTTCCAGGGACCGACGCGAGCGAGCGCTCGCCGAGGCCGGCTACAACGTCTTCGACCTCGCCGCCGAGGACGTCTTCGTCGATCTGTTGACCGACAGCGGCACCGGCGCGATGAGCGACGCCCAGTGGGCGGCGGTGATGCGCGGGGACGAGTCCTACGCCGGGTCGCGGAGCTTCGCCGAACTCGAATCGGCCGTCCGGGACGTCATGGGGTTCGAGCGCGTCGTCCCGACCCACCAGGGCCGGGGCGCGGAGAACGTCCTCTACGGCGCCCTCCTCGAGGCGGGCGACGTCGCGATCAACAACACCCACTTCGACACGACGCGGGCCCACGTCGCGAATCAGGGGGCCGAGCCGGTCGACTGCCCCGCCGAGGGCGCACACGACCGCCAGTCCGACGAGCCGTTCAAGGGGAACCTCTCGCTCGAGCGCGCCCGGTCGGTCGTCGACGACGTGGGCGCCGAGCGCGTGCCGCTGGTCATCTCGACGATCACGAACAACTCGACGGCGGGCCAGCCGGTCAGCGTCGAGAACACGCGCCGCGTCCGTGAATTCGCGGACGAGATCGATGCGAGGTTCGTGATCGACGCCTGTCGGTTCGCCGAGAACGCCGGCTTCGTCCGGCGGCGGGAGGACGAGTTCGCCGAGGCCGAGATCGCGGAGATCGCTCGAGAACAGCTTTCCTACGCCGACGCGATCGTGATGAGCGGAAAGAAAGACGGGCTGGCCAACGCGGGCGGCTTCGTCGCGACGGACGACGAGGGGCTCTTCGAGCGGTGCAAGCAGCGCGCGATCCTCTTCGAGGGCTTTCCCACGTACGGCGGGATGTCCGGCCGGGACGTCGCCGCGATGGCCGTCGGTCTCCGGGAGGCCGTCGAGGAGGCCTACGTGACCGACCGCCTCGATAGCGTCGGCGCGTTCGCCGGCCTGCTCGAGGACGCCGGCGTCCCGATCTACACGCCCCCCGGCGGCCACGCGGTCTACCTCGACGCCGGCGCGGCGCTCCCGCACCTCTCGGACGACGAGTTCCCGGGACAGGCGCTGGTCTGCGAACTGTATCGGGAGGGCGGCGTCCGGGGGGTCGAACTCGGGAGCTTCGCCTTCCCCGACACCGACCGGCCGGAACTGGTTCGCCTCGCGGTGCCGCGTCGCACCTACCACGCGGAGCACTTCGAACACGTCGCCGAGACCGCCGCGTCCGTCCTCGAGAACCGAGCGGCGATCGACGGGCTCGAGATCGTCTCCGAACCCGAGACGCCCGAACTCCGGCACTTCACGGCGGATCTCGAGCCGGTATCGCCGTGA